The Desulfovibrio sp. G11 region CCGAGTAGGCGTGCTTGCTCATCAGTTCGTAATTGTTGCGCAGCGCCTCATGCAGGCGGGCGTTTTCAATGGCAAGCGCAGAAATGGCGGCCACGGCTTCCATAAAGGTCTGTTCGTCGGGCGTAAATTCGCGTTCTTCGGCGGAATACACGCGAATGAGGCCGATGGCCTTGCCGTCCACCATGAGGGGAGCCGAAAGAACGGAAACCAGTCCTTCGGTCTTGGCTGATTCAGGATACTGAAAGCGGCCGTCGGCGGCGGCATCCTTGAGGTGGATGGTTTTGCCGGCCAGGACTTCACCGTCCATGCCGCTGCGTTTTACTTCTACCGGGCCTTTGCGCAGGTAGGTGGCTGAAAGGCCGTGGGCGGCGCTGGGCAGCAGAAAGCGGCCCGTGGTGTCCAGCAGGCGGATGGTGCTGGCCTTGCAGCCCATGGTGGACGCGGTCTGTTCCGTGATTTTGTGCAGGACGTCCTTGGGTTCAAGGCTGGAGTTGATGACCAGCGCCACATCTCTGAGTGCGCGGAAATAATCTTGTGCCATGTGTGCCTCCTTGAAGAAAGCGGTGCAAAAGAATCCGGCTGAGGCGGCATGACTGCCACAGCCCTGTAACCGTATCGGTGTTGAAATATTCTCGATTCAGAGTATGCGCTATTTTTCTCATTGGGGCAATGCGCCCCGGCGGCATGCGAACAGGCCTTTCCCGCGCCGCAGCAGAAGGTACTGGCTACGCTTTTACCTTGCCGCAGCCCTGCATGCTTACCTGCCCCTCAATGATACCGCCTTCTTCGGTCAGAAGCACAGGGGTCTGCACCTGGCCTTCCAGAACGCCGGAGCCATAGACCACTACACGACGGCGGGCCGTAACCTCGCCGGTAAAGCGGCCGGAAAGCAGCAGTTCACCCACGTCGAGGCTGCCGGTGACCAGGGCGTCTTTGCCCACATTGAGTGTGCCTTCGCTGACAATTTCACCGCTGAACTTGCCTTCAATGCGCACAGTGCCCTTGAAATGCAGTTTTCCTTCGTAAACCGTATCGGAACCGAGATAGGCTATTTCGTCCTTGGCCACAGCGAACTCCCCGTTGGATTGACAATTATCCCTTGAACATGAAGCGCCGCATGGACACGTTGAGCACAATGCCCAGCAGCGTGAAATTAACTACGGTGGCGCTGCCGCCATAGCTGATGAAGGGCAGTGGAATGCCCACCACCGGCATGATGCCTATGACCATACCCATATTGATGAGTATCTGCCAGAAAAAGTAAAAAAATACCCCTACTACCAGCATGCTGCCAAAACGGTCTTTGGCCTGTGCGGCGGTGGAAAAAATGGACAGCAGAAACAGGCAGAACAGGGTTACCAGGGCCACGCAGCCCACAAAACCCCATTCTTCCCCGAAAACTGCCACGGCAAAGTCGGAATGCCGCTCGGGCAGAAAGCGCAGCTGGCTTTGCGTACCTTCCTTGAAGCCTTTGCCCCAGAGTTCGCCCGAGCCGATGGCAATGCGCGACTGGATGATGTGGTAGCCCGTTCCGCGCGGGTCTGTGGTGGGGTCAAGAAAGGTCAGGATGCGCTGGCGCTGGTAGTCGTGCATGCCCACAAGCCACATGAAGGCTCCGAAGCAGGGCACGGCAAGCAGGCAGGTTTTGAGCACATAGCCCTTGAGACCGTGAAACAGGATCATGCCTGCCAGAATAAGCAGGATCAGCATGGTTGTGCCGAGGTCGGGCTGGACGACGATGAGTGCGCAGGGCAGCAGGCAGATAAAGGCTATGGAGATAAAATCTTTCCAGCCCAGCGGGCGGCCGTCGCGCGCAAGCAGGCGCGCGGCCAGCACCAGCACGGAAAGTTTGGCCAGCTCAGAAGGCTGCACACTCATGAAACCCAGCGAAAGCCAGCGTTTGGCCCCGTAAACGGTCTTGCCCGCAATGGGAACAAGCAGCAGAAGCAGCATGGTCAGAAAAAAGAACGGCCATGCCAGGTTGCGCAATTGCCGGTAGTCAAAGGTCATTGCAAGCAACATGCAGGCCAGGCCGCACAGGCCCCAGATAATCTGCCGCTGGTAAAAACTGTTGAAAGCCAGACCGGTTTCCACCCGCGTGCCGCTGGCCGAATACAGGTTGCCCACACCCACGAGATAGAGCAGCAGCATGCAGGCCAGCAGGCCCCAGTTGATATAGCTGAACAGACTTTTGTCCATACGGTCTTACCTGGTCAAAAAAACGTACACTTGCGTGGTCTATGGCTGTTGGATCGCCGTACTTCCTGCGTTTTGCGCCGCCGGATGCGCCGCCACGGCGCTGGAAGCTCTGCCTTTTCCGGGCGTACGATCCGGGGAGCTGCCAGAAAAATGGCCCGGAAACGCACGTACAATAGGGCGCGGACGCTGCTGAAAACATGTTCCGCGGGCGCTTTTCTGCGTCCAGCCAAGGCATCGGTGTGCCTGCCGTTTCTCTTGTGCCCGCGCGCGGGAACGTTCAGCGATGCAAAGATGGTACGTGCCCAGTTACGGTGTTTTCGTGCTGTCCGTGCGGGGCAGTCCGGCCGCAACGGTTATGCCGTACAATGCCTAGTCTGTCCGTTCGCCGGGGCTGGCCGGCGCTGGCACAGGCGCGGGCGCCGCAGGCGATCCAGGGTCAGGGCCAAAGAGGTGCTCGTATACCTTTTTGGCTACCGGGCCTGCAACGCTGGAGCCGCCGCCGCCGTGCTCCACCATAACTACCACCACGTAAGCCTTGCCGTCCTTGACGCCCCAGGTAGTTATCCAGGCGTGGTCGCGCTGGGCGTATTCCATTTCATGTGTGCGCAGGCGGCGGTCTCCGGCGGCCATCTTGAGCTTGACCACCTGGGCCGTGCCGGTTTTGCCGCCCATGTCGGCGTCCTTGCGGTTCACGATCCTTGCGGTGCCGCCTGTGGCCGTCTTGCGCATGGCCTCAACCACAAAATTGAGGGTTGCTGCCTTGGCGGGAATATTGCCCTTGATCTCACGCTGGGCATCGTCCAGCAACTGCGGCTTGAGCAGGTTGCCGCCGTTGAGCAGGGCCGACACAAAAACAGCCATCTGCACAGGGGTGACAAGCGTGTAGCCCTGGCCGATGGATACGTTGTACGTTTCACCGCGCACCCAGGGCCGTCCGAAGCGGCGCTTTTTCCATTCCTTGGAAGGCACGAGACCGGATTTTTCGTGCGGCAGGTCAATGCCGGTGGGGCGTCCGAAGCCGCTAGCCTTGGCAAATTCCTCTATCTTGTCAATGCCCATGCGTTCGCCCATCTGGTAAAAATACACGTCGCATGAATTGACCAGCGCGCTCTGCATGTCTTGCGAGCCGTGCCCGCCGCGCTTCCAGCAGCGGAATATCTGGTTGCCCAGCTTGACCTGCCCCGGACAGAACACGCTTTCGCGCGGGTTGACGCCGCGTTCGAGCAGCATGGCCGCTATGACCAGCTTCCAGACGGAACCGGGCGGGTACACGCTTTGAATGACGCGGTTTTGCAGGGGAAAGCGGCTGTTGGTGCGCAGGGCGTCCCAGTCGCGCTGTGAAATGCCCGCCGCGAACAGGTTGTTGTCGTAGGCCGGGGAGGTGACCAGCGCACGCAGCTTGCCGGTATCCGGTTCCATCACCACCACACAGCCCGCTTCACCACCCAGGGCGTTCCAGGCGGCCTCCTGGAGGTCCCTGTCCAGTGAAAGGCGTATTTCCTTGCCGCCGCGCGGCTCTTCGCGCAAAAATTTGCCCAGTACGCGGGAATGGGCGTCCACTTCCACGTCGTACAGGCCCTTGCGCCCGCGCAGCTGTTTTTCCAGTTCCAGCTCCAGTCCCTGCTTGCCCACAAGGTCGCCCATGGCCAGGGCACTGTCTGCGGCCATCTCCTGCTCGTTGGCTTCGGCCACATAGCCGAGCACGTGCGCGAACAGGTCTTTTTCGGGATAGCTGCGCTTGGTGCGCACAACGATTTCCAGGCCGGGCCAGGCGTGGATTTCGGACTCGATGCGGGCCACAAGATCAAAG contains the following coding sequences:
- a CDS encoding GAF domain-containing protein encodes the protein MAQDYFRALRDVALVINSSLEPKDVLHKITEQTASTMGCKASTIRLLDTTGRFLLPSAAHGLSATYLRKGPVEVKRSGMDGEVLAGKTIHLKDAAADGRFQYPESAKTEGLVSVLSAPLMVDGKAIGLIRVYSAEEREFTPDEQTFMEAVAAISALAIENARLHEALRNNYELMSKHAYSVYED
- a CDS encoding bactofilin family protein; this translates as MAKDEIAYLGSDTVYEGKLHFKGTVRIEGKFSGEIVSEGTLNVGKDALVTGSLDVGELLLSGRFTGEVTARRRVVVYGSGVLEGQVQTPVLLTEEGGIIEGQVSMQGCGKVKA
- the rodA gene encoding rod shape-determining protein RodA, translating into MDKSLFSYINWGLLACMLLLYLVGVGNLYSASGTRVETGLAFNSFYQRQIIWGLCGLACMLLAMTFDYRQLRNLAWPFFFLTMLLLLLVPIAGKTVYGAKRWLSLGFMSVQPSELAKLSVLVLAARLLARDGRPLGWKDFISIAFICLLPCALIVVQPDLGTTMLILLILAGMILFHGLKGYVLKTCLLAVPCFGAFMWLVGMHDYQRQRILTFLDPTTDPRGTGYHIIQSRIAIGSGELWGKGFKEGTQSQLRFLPERHSDFAVAVFGEEWGFVGCVALVTLFCLFLLSIFSTAAQAKDRFGSMLVVGVFFYFFWQILINMGMVIGIMPVVGIPLPFISYGGSATVVNFTLLGIVLNVSMRRFMFKG
- the mrdA gene encoding penicillin-binding protein 2, whose protein sequence is MLRKIKKNSLLGAKDKNARKGIRSWLKIQVEGERYQPPRGGIILLQILVGLLFFVLVVRFWYLQMHRGAEFAQQAQNNRLRIERIFAPRGRIMDDQGKVLADNRTAYGLSLVREDCPDIPATLAQISAWSGIPLPQIWEKFRQDRFKVKSFEPLLMITDIDFDLVARIESEIHAWPGLEIVVRTKRSYPEKDLFAHVLGYVAEANEQEMAADSALAMGDLVGKQGLELELEKQLRGRKGLYDVEVDAHSRVLGKFLREEPRGGKEIRLSLDRDLQEAAWNALGGEAGCVVVMEPDTGKLRALVTSPAYDNNLFAAGISQRDWDALRTNSRFPLQNRVIQSVYPPGSVWKLVIAAMLLERGVNPRESVFCPGQVKLGNQIFRCWKRGGHGSQDMQSALVNSCDVYFYQMGERMGIDKIEEFAKASGFGRPTGIDLPHEKSGLVPSKEWKKRRFGRPWVRGETYNVSIGQGYTLVTPVQMAVFVSALLNGGNLLKPQLLDDAQREIKGNIPAKAATLNFVVEAMRKTATGGTARIVNRKDADMGGKTGTAQVVKLKMAAGDRRLRTHEMEYAQRDHAWITTWGVKDGKAYVVVVMVEHGGGGSSVAGPVAKKVYEHLFGPDPGSPAAPAPVPAPASPGERTD